CCTCTCTCACAATGCAGAGTCTCTCAAAGAGGGATATTGCCCACTTTGTCCGCACAGAGTTCGACAAAAGCATCGCGTTCCAAGAGCTTAAGGAAGTCTTTCAAGATGAAGCAACGTCGATTATCAAGGAGATCATCGAAAAGGCCCAGGGCGTGTTCCTTTGGGTTAGCCTCGTCGTCCGCAATCTCCTCTCAACCCTGGTTGACAATCCATCCTTAGCCGACCTCAAACGAAAGCTCGCCGAGATCCCCAGTGACATCGCCGGGCTGTACAATGCGATATGGCTATCCATCCCAGTCGAGAGACATTGTCGGTCGTCTAAGATCTTACAGATCTGCGTCGATTCATTGGAACCCTGCAAGGCAGAGGTCATGTGGCTTGCCACCGAGGAAAACCCCAACCTGCAAGCCATCACCAATCCGGGGATCCACAATGTCATGAAGCGAGTCCTCGACGGCCATACAAGAGGCATATGCGAGCTGGTACAGGACGGAGTGCAATTCCTCCATCGGTCAGCGGCAGACTGGGTCAAAGAGGATTCAACGAGAGCCGAAATCTGCTCCAAAGCCCCGCCAGACTTTGAACCAAGCCTCAACTTACTAGAAGCCCACATTCAGTACCAGGCAGTGATGAAGGCATACAGTTTTTCAACAGCCCTCGAACCACTTGACTTAGTCCGGATCCTGTTCAAATGCATAACCAGACTCTACAACGTCGCCAGCGCAGACAGGATAAGCCAGCTCAGCGTCCGGCTCATTCAAGCCACGGACAATGTTAATAAGCTGGGATACGAAATCGCTGTCCAACGCCGAAGGTTTCCTGAATGGCAATCGGCAACCCGGTCAAAAGACTTGACACTGGAAAGATGGTCAACTAAGCATTGGCTCAAGGTCCAAGGCGGAGAAAGCCTCGAGGCCGAAAACTGCTTTGTCGGATTCGCAGCCACCGCCGGCTTGGTCGACTACGtcaaaagaaaaataaaggacgatccctccctcctcatccCAAAGAAAGGCAGAATTTCCATCCTAGAGAACGCCATATTCGGGCACAATTTTAATATGGACTTTGTCAGGTTTGCCTCCCCATCTGAGTACTCCTACGGGACGGGCAGACTCGAGATCATCCGGTTCATCCTAGAGACGAGTCCGCACTGGTACGAGACGGCTCACGGCAAGCCGATAGTCGAGGCCGTAGCCAGTCGCAAGTCGACGGGCGAAACCTTCAAGGCACAAAAGTGGTTTAGGGAGGTGCGTGAACTGCTGGAAGAATTCGGGTACGAGTCCTCCAAGCGGTGGAGGCGCAAACGAAATCAAGGAATATTAGTTGGCCCAATCAACAAAACCGGTCACAAAACGACTAGGCGCCTCAGGGGGTTCAAGAATGAACTGGGACACTATTTTGGCAAATTTAGAACAGCAACGCGAGAGGCAGATAGTAATTAGAAGGCCGACAAATTGGCATTCTTCTTCCACTCTTTTGAAAGCCTCGCGGAGTTCATGAAAAGCAATTTCTCAGCTAAGAGTGTCTGAAGTCCCTACCTTATTGTCTGGTCTGATGAATTGATTTTAGAACTTGATTCCGGATGAGCCGCGCTTTTGAAAGACGCGATTTTGATGGCCACGAGCTGATAAGTGTGAAGCTGCTCCTGGGATATGTCATAGACGTTAACTATTGGCCGAGTGGGCTGTTAATTGAACAGGGGAGAGGCGAGGACAGCCGTGGTCGGACCCCATTGTCATGGGCTGCCTCGTGTCGGcatgaagccatcatcaagctTCCACGGATGATCCGGAAAATGTGACTTGGCAAATGGTTGCGCCCGCTTTGTCTCTACAAGGGTAGCATCTTGCCATGATTCCGCTGTTAAAAATTGAAACACACGGTGTTACCACATGAAGCCCGGATGTTTGCACTGCCACAACGGATCCCCCTTTGGGACGAAAAATGATACGGAGGCTTCACAGCCTGGGGACTAAGCCCGTTTGGTAAGCTGCTTCCCGCCCGCATCGTTTCAGGTGTAGGAAGCTAGCAACCAACATGCATATTTGTGTAAGTCAAACCAACAACTCAAAGTTTATCAACACTATAGTTAGCAAACTGTAGGcctgttggtgttggccaTCCGATGAAACTGCATCATGTGGCTTTGTCTCAAAGTTTCAGCTCGCTTGCAAAATAGGAAGGCGGTATCCCCAAAGGAGGGTCGCGTAAGAGCCTGCCTTCACACCTTGGAGTTGGCCCCTTCATATTAAGGCAAGTCGAGTTCATCTTGTTACCTGCAATCGCTTCACTTTCCTGTATTCCCTTCACCTATCCTCAATCTCATTGTTTGTCTGCAGTTTCACCATCTACCGCCCTTGCATTGTATTTTGCATGCTTTAgttctcttcctctgcaTTCACTCTCATCGATTATCTTCACTCGTAGCATCTGCCTTTATTCATCATCTGCATATCCTCATACTCGATCATCCACTTCTGCCTCCCCTCAACGCAACTTCCGCATCTCCCCACCAGGAACTCTATATCTCATCGACAAAATGGCGTCTCCTATCCTCAAACGCCCGGCTCTCGGACAAGTTTCCGCCCTAGGGAGTCTCTACGATGCTCGCAGCGACACCTTCCTCCCATTGTCCCTATTCGAtgaacctcttcctcccgaTGCCGTGGAGACCACCCAGCACCAATCGCCCCACGCCAAAGTGGTCAATGGGGACACCTTCGCGGAGAAGTTCGATGCATGTGGCATCGATGGCGAGCTGGCCGTCAGCGTCCTAGCTGGACTTGCCAAGGTTGAGGGTTCCGGCCTCTACTTGTCCGACAAGCGCGACACGAACCATGCTGTGCAGTCTTCTCTACACTACGATTTCATCACTGTAGAAGAGAAACTCAATCTTACTGCCACTGGCATCAAAGGATGCGTCGCACTCAACCGTTTGGACGCTACTCACATCGTCACTGGTATTCACTGGGGTGCCCGCTACGTGTTCACCGCTAAGCAGCAACATGATCCCTCCAAAGACAGAAGCCAGGTTTCTAGCAGCCTAGAGGCGCAGATGTCTTTTCTCAAGACAGCAGGACTGTCACGAGTCGAAGATGAGACCTATACCCATTCTGAAACCTCTGTCGAACTGAGCGTCTTCGGAGACGACCTCGCTAAAGTTCCCTTCCTGGCCAACTTTGCCGACGCCCAGGATCTCATCGAGAACATGTCCGGCAATATCACCAGAGCTGGTGACGGGAAGGGCCAGCCACTAGTTTACGCCCTAATGCCGCTCTCTCTGCTCGCCGCGCTTCGGATACTTGACATCAAGGCTAACGTCACCTACCATCAGCTGGGGGCTGACTGCGCCCAAAGATGTGTGCAGCTATTTGACGATATCCGGGACGCAATCCAACGACTCAGCGACTATTTTGCTCGACTACAGACTCATCAAGCCTGTGTTCCGCCTGAACATATTGACTTCATTGCACAACTTCTTGCCAGGAGTAAAACGTTGGAAGTCATCCCAGAGGCTGACTTCGCGAGCCTAGTCAAGGCAGCCCGAAGCGGCGAGGTGACTGAGCAGCAACTTTGGAATCGGCTCACGGCATTCGTTGGAGATGTCTCGCCTCACAACATTCTGTCCTCCATGGCATACGAAGAGAAGATGGATTTCCAAGATCTTCTCATGCGCGAGGGAGCATACCTCGTCGGCTACGAGGGCCCGTCGGTATCCGCCTTGTTGCACGGGAATCCGTATGACGACGCGTTTGTCTTTTACTTCAACGAACATGTCCGTCATCATACCGATGTATGGGAGGAGAATCTTGCAGCATTCCTAGACATTCTGAAAGATCAGTCTCACCACAAACTCGCTATCGCTGTCGATCAGGACGCGGTTGACCATGACTCTCACGGCACTTCCTTGGAGAAGCCCTACATCTCGCACTTGCGGAGAGGACGAGTCATCAGTGAAGACCTCGTAGAGAAACGCAAGGTCTTGGCCGCCAACTGTGTGATGCGCGTTGCCGAAGACGCGCTAGATCCCTCCGTGAACGGCAAACCTCTCGACAGAAGAGCCGTCAAGATTCCCTGTCCACGCCACGGCTGCGACCAGAAGCTGCAATGCAACTGGATCTGTGGCTCTTGCCAGTCAGCAGTCGAGTACGGTGTTGCTGATGAATTGCTGTACTGCGACTGCGGAGCAAGCCCCTACCACAAGTGGGAGTTTCAGTGCAACGACCCGAAACACGGCTCAGACTGGGAGAAGTATGACCGTCTTGAGCTTCATAAAAAGCTCAAGGCGCTGGAGCCGTTCGAGGATCTCAACATCTTGATCCTGGGCGAAACAGGAGTTGGGAAATCGACATGGATCAACGCATTCCTTAACTACCTCTCGTACGAATCAATCGATGAGGCATTGAACGCTGAAGACCTGAAATGTGTCATTCCTTGCTCCTTTCAGACACAAACCGCCGTTGACGGCAGATTTGTTGAGACGGAAATCAAAATTGGCTCTAGTGAGTCAGAAAAGGATGGTTCTGGAGGTCAATCAGCCACGCAGTCGACCGAGGTGTATACCGTCAATATCGGCAAGACGCGTGTCCGCCTTATCGATACGCCTGGAATTGGAGACACCCGTGGTGTTGATCAGGACAACTCCAACATGAACGACATCTTGACCGTCTTGCGGACTTACAACAACCTTCACGGAGTTCTCATACTCTTGAAGCCAAATGCCGCTCGATTGACCGTCATGTTCCGATTCTGCATCAAACAGCTATTGACACACCTGCATCGCAACGCGGCCAACAACATTGTGTTTGGATTCACAAACACCCGTGGCTCCAATTACAAGCCTGGCGACACCTTCAAGCCCTTGAATGCCCTCCTGTCCGAGTACAAGGACGTCAGCATGGGTTTATTCGAGAACAATGTTTACTGCTTCGACTCGGAAAGCTTTCGATACCTTGCCGCCAAAAAGAAGGGCATTGACATTGGCCACTTGGAAGACAACCGTCGCAGCTGGGAATACTCGGTCGGAGAGTGTGAGCGGCTCGTTAAGCACTGTCAAGGCATCACTCCCCATCAAGTGCGCAGCACCATTAACCTCAATGAAACTCGCAACACGATTCACCGACTGACAGAGCCAATGACATTCATTGCTGAGAAGATCAGAGCGAGCATCGATGTCAACAATGATGCTATCAAGGAGCTTCGGGACTTTGAACTCACGCGGCAACAACTTCAGCAGCGCCTCTTCGTCCAAAAGGAGACTCTAACTTCGGAAAAAGTGGACAGACCGCAAACAGTCTGTACGCACGACGATTGTGTCGAGATTCGCACCGACTTCGAAGGCAAAACAGAGACTGCCACAACCATCTACAAGACGGTTTGTCACGAAGGCTGCTACCTACAGAGCGTCGATCGCAACAAAAAGGGTCACCCTGAATTGCAAAATTGCGCCGCGATGGGTCTAGCCGGCATGTGCAAATGTGGCCACTCTTGGATGGACCATATGCACATCTACTACAAATATGTGCCGACGACTTATCAACACCGAGATGCGGCCACAGACAGAGATCTCATCAAGAATGCCGATAATATCCAGCTCAGAGAGGAGGCAATCCGGATGAAGAAGGAAGCCATTGAGGAGTTCAAGCTTGAACACcaacaagtccaagaagccgCCATCCAGtttggcttcttcctcaagaGGCACGCCATCACACCCTACAACGACGCCACCATCGAGTACATCGACATGCTCATTGACCAGGAGAGGCAGAAGATTAAGGTCGGGGGATCTGCTGAACGTCGTAGCAAACTTGAGAAGGAGAAAGCTGAGTACCTCCAAAGGGTGGAAGTACTGGAAAAGGCCATGAAGCAAGGCGACGAGTCCAAACTCCTAGACGACTCGGGTGTGGCACAGCTAGTCGAGAGCCTGTACGGCCTACCTCATTTCGGAGACGATCTCCGAAACATTGTCAACATTCAGGAGAGGGCGGCTGAGTCTACATATCGAGAACGGTCCTGCAATGTGTCAGGAGGGGCGCACTTCCGTCGTCAACGACAGAGAAACCAGACTCGAACTGCCGAACGACGCAACCCACATCTTGGAGAGGGACCGTCGGCTCCGATGAAAACTATTTCGTCTTATGAACCGATTCCTGGATCGTTTCCTAGGGAACCTACTGGAGGTACTGTCAGAGCGAAACCCCGTGCCCGCTCAGCAACGCCACATGAACCATCTCCGAGGCGGGGAGATTGGAGAAGTAATATCACAGGTCATATCACAGGACTTCTCCGGGGCATTTTGAGATGATACGCAAATGCCAGTTCAAGGCATACACCACCCACCCCAGACGTCTCCTAGGAGGGGATTTTCAGCGACCTAGGTGTGAATATCGCCACTGGCATTGAAGCATGTTGTTGACGAATGTTCCGGGATCGGGAACCGAGTGGTTGGTCTAGTTTAGAAGTCAACACGGTATTCTTTTTGTTCTGGATTTTCATGCGATCTTTCTGGCCTGCAGAGAATCTGTTGGGAGTTGTTAGGGTCTGGAAGATGGAAGCTGCCAAATGCTACATATAGGGTGAACTCGGAGTCACTGGAGCTCTTGATTTTCCGCTGGTCTGCGGGAAgaaaaaaggtattttatagaCAGTATGAATCAAGCAAAACCTGTTCTTTGGAGTACATAGCTTGAGTGTGATGTTGTTCCCTAAGAGGCAGCTGGGACGGCTCAAGACGCTGTGCCGTTCAAATCGCCCAAGCTTTTTCTGTATCGATTACGAAGCGAACTCATACGATAAACATGATATCTTTAACGCGCATCTGCTATTCTAGGGGTATATCAAAAAAGGTCCAAATCTTCATCTATCTCAAAGACAACTCGCGCCAAATCATACTCCTCCCAAGCAAAATCAGAGTAATAGAAAAGCCAGCCAGGAATGAGCCAACACCACACATCCAGACAGTCTCGCTGACAGCATTCGAACTCCAGTGTCTCGTCGCCGCACTGACGATATCATCGGCGTTCAGAAGATCAATCCCTTCCCGAGCGAGAATCTTCCAGACATAGTTGCGGTACGAGATTGGCCAGCCAGGTAGCTCCCAGTATCGCGACATAAGATTCAGCCGCTTTGCATTCTGGATCTGGCGTCGCACGGTTTTGAGTTGGGAGGTGCTGAAACCGAACATGAGGGTTCCGATAGCCCTCCATAAAGACACCGAGGCGGTGTAGAATTCGTTTTCTTGGACGCCCAAGCAATAAGTGTCGTTTCTCTCGCAATATCCAGGACGACTCAGCAAATCAAGAGATGCGTCGAGAAAGACGTCATGGTACTGGCGCCACCGTTCCGGGTCCGCACCAACGTTCACGTCACGGCGCTTGACAATGTTTCCAGTACCTACTACGGTAATAGGGCCATACTGGAAAGTCTGATTTGTGACTGGTGAGAAAATCTTGTCGTGTCGGGACAAGTAGTTTCGCTCTCGGAGAGGCTGCAGCTGCTCGAGAACCAATGGCCAAGTCGTTACAGGATCGTCCTTGACATCGATGAACAGGATCAGTGTCCTATTCGGATAATTTGCAAAGACACCAGCAGGGTGCCTATTGGAGTCTGGAAAGACTCGTGAGCGCTCAGCGTTTATCGAGTCCAGGATCTGCAAGAGTGGATCGATGTAAAGAGAGCGGAGCGTCTTCTTTGGTGTCAAGTCCCACCAGTGGTGTCCGACCAATAGCTCATTTCCATCTTTGCTGCGCCAGACATCTGCTTCGACGCTCACACATCCCACCGATAGAGCAGAAAATAAAGGACGAGGTCTCAAGTAGTCGTTGTGGGAGTGGACCATGGCGGGTGAGACGTGGGGGGACAGTTGCTTAACCCATCGTGTGGCGCTCTCTGTCGAATTTTCGGTATCCTCGAAAGGGTCGGCTAGTGAAAGACCAGAAGACTCGTAGGCGTGTACAAAGTAGCGCTCGATTCCAAACACCACGAGAGAAAAGGTCACGCTACGGAGGATGTCAGGTGTCGTGTAAgtgaggaagaaggctgAACTTACCCGACCAACCCCGTGACTATCACGACCGTCCACCCCAAATTCTTCCACACTTTTCTAACCCCAGAAACTCGGGACTTGCGCCTCGTTGGTTCAACCTCTGCCTG
The window above is part of the Fusarium falciforme chromosome 3, complete sequence genome. Proteins encoded here:
- a CDS encoding NACHT domain-containing protein, which encodes MDPITALQTASAIIGIVDFGTRLLSSTYQIYHSASGHTAREVGLSTLSEELNGLGKQLQDRLPAASSAASASDRTLQNLSARCVEASNKLHSAIHDLQANRSGNGRISIAANSFASALKAVWNKGEIESLREELTELRSQITFAAIISVLSESKQDGRRHIELRDRLDHITKQLAGRDDNAHQFARELALITALGNSSDMIPRQTDLLDILWGIDWKSWATHCEGNLFMDSHSAPHTHAAGLSIQMKILGDLSFRELNSRKEAIPEAYASTCSWIFRDSETDKNGEQLGWSSFPTWLKQRDQEIYWITGKPGSGKSTLMKYITENPELQTHLQEYAGDLPCLKAGFFFWNPGSEMETSREGLLRTLLHQCLQARPDLIPAVAPRRWALYNLRGGETFAPGWGWKELKESFDILCSFHGQDFRLAFFIDGLDEFKESEKSPDLLISWIRHTATQYGIKICVSSRPWNVFADAFGTEPSLTMQSLSKRDIAHFVRTEFDKSIAFQELKEVFQDEATSIIKEIIEKAQGVFLWVSLVVRNLLSTLVDNPSLADLKRKLAEIPSDIAGLYNAIWLSIPVERHCRSSKILQICVDSLEPCKAEVMWLATEENPNLQAITNPGIHNVMKRVLDGHTRGICELVQDGVQFLHRSAADWVKEDSTRAEICSKAPPDFEPSLNLLEAHIQYQAVMKAYSFSTALEPLDLVRILFKCITRLYNVASADRISQLSVRLIQATDNVNKLGYEIAVQRRRFPEWQSATRSKDLTLERWSTKHWLKVQGGESLEAENCFVGFAATAGLVDYVKRKIKDDPSLLIPKKGRISILENAIFGHNFNMDFVRFASPSEYSYGTGRLEIIRFILETSPHWYETAHGKPIVEAVASRKSTGETFKAQKWFREVRELLEEFGYESSKRWRRKRNQGILVGPINKTGHKTTRRLRGFKNELGHYFGKFRTATREADSN
- a CDS encoding G domain-containing protein — translated: MASPILKRPALGQVSALGSLYDARSDTFLPLSLFDEPLPPDAVETTQHQSPHAKVVNGDTFAEKFDACGIDGELAVSVLAGLAKVEGSGLYLSDKRDTNHAVQSSLHYDFITVEEKLNLTATGIKGCVALNRLDATHIVTGIHWGARYVFTAKQQHDPSKDRSQVSSSLEAQMSFLKTAGLSRVEDETYTHSETSVELSVFGDDLAKVPFLANFADAQDLIENMSGNITRAGDGKGQPLVYALMPLSLLAALRILDIKANVTYHQLGADCAQRCVQLFDDIRDAIQRLSDYFARLQTHQACVPPEHIDFIAQLLARSKTLEVIPEADFASLVKAARSGEVTEQQLWNRLTAFVGDVSPHNILSSMAYEEKMDFQDLLMREGAYLVGYEGPSVSALLHGNPYDDAFVFYFNEHVRHHTDVWEENLAAFLDILKDQSHHKLAIAVDQDAVDHDSHGTSLEKPYISHLRRGRVISEDLVEKRKVLAANCVMRVAEDALDPSVNGKPLDRRAVKIPCPRHGCDQKLQCNWICGSCQSAVEYGVADELLYCDCGASPYHKWEFQCNDPKHGSDWEKYDRLELHKKLKALEPFEDLNILILGETGVGKSTWINAFLNYLSYESIDEALNAEDLKCVIPCSFQTQTAVDGRFVETEIKIGSSESEKDGSGGQSATQSTEVYTVNIGKTRVRLIDTPGIGDTRGVDQDNSNMNDILTVLRTYNNLHGVLILLKPNAARLTVMFRFCIKQLLTHLHRNAANNIVFGFTNTRGSNYKPGDTFKPLNALLSEYKDVSMGLFENNVYCFDSESFRYLAAKKKGIDIGHLEDNRRSWEYSVGECERLVKHCQGITPHQVRSTINLNETRNTIHRLTEPMTFIAEKIRASIDVNNDAIKELRDFELTRQQLQQRLFVQKETLTSEKVDRPQTVCTHDDCVEIRTDFEGKTETATTIYKTVCHEGCYLQSVDRNKKGHPELQNCAAMGLAGMCKCGHSWMDHMHIYYKYVPTTYQHRDAATDRDLIKNADNIQLREEAIRMKKEAIEEFKLEHQQVQEAAIQFGFFLKRHAITPYNDATIEYIDMLIDQERQKIKVGGSAERRSKLEKEKAEYLQRVEVLEKAMKQGDESKLLDDSGVAQLVESLYGLPHFGDDLRNIVNIQERAAESTYRERSCNVSGGAHFRRQRQRNQTRTAERRNPHLGEGPSAPMKTISSYEPIPGSFPREPTGGTVISQDFSGAF